A stretch of the Nakaseomyces glabratus chromosome L, complete sequence genome encodes the following:
- the CLN1 gene encoding cyclin CLN1 (CAGL0L10648g~Ortholog(s) have cyclin-dependent protein serine/threonine kinase regulator activity and role in regulation of cyclin-dependent protein serine/threonine kinase activity, traversing start control point of mitotic cell cycle), with product MSNSNCGLKVTAKQTYYPIELSNAELLTHYETIQEYHNDISENVLRTAAKFKPDTKMIDMQPQMNPNETRSTMVNFLFELSVLTRVTNGIFFHSVRLYDRYCSKRVILRDQANLVAGTCLWLAAKTWGGCSHVINNVTVPTGGRFYGPNPRARVPRLSELVHYCGGSEVFDESMFMQMERHILDTLNWDVYEMSINDYVLNVDENCLIQYELYEAQLKYSREMKMKHNSGASKSTIDMTEDDEEYNELRMKIELINLKKFLIDLSCWNYKFLKAEMHELCQSIFDTINRFTSQDQGPLLSIPSLNPETSEELINVFVETIVNLPDSIFRVYKDQTGVFEFVVKVREYNDEMQRKYQAPSIMDLSKRLAINTQYVDIESGVPSPAYSTDTLTPMRHSSAQSDNSVFSVNHLGNSSPLTPHMHSFTNFKNDSAHCSSTSLSSIPNDNRANAGMNNYSIASTNKPTHMDYDNKENQLPV from the coding sequence ATGTCAAACAGCAACTGCGGACTGAAAGTGACTGCTAAGCAAACATATTACCCAATTGAACTGTCAAACGCTGAACTTTTAACACATTATGAGACAATACAAGAATACCATAACGATATTTCAGAGAATGTTTTAAGAACAGCTGCTAAGTTCAAACCAGATACAAAGATGATAGACATGCAACCTCAGATGAACCCAAATGAGACGCGTTCTACAATGGTTAACTTTTTGTTTGAGTTATCAGTATTGACCAGAGTCACCAATGGTATCTTTTTCCACTCTGTTAGACTATATGATCGTTACTGTTCAAAAAGAGTTATATTAAGAGATCAAGCTAATCTAGTAGCTGGTACCTGTTTGTGGTTAGCAGCAAAGACTTGGGGTGGTTGTAGCCATGTAATTAACAATGTCACTGTTCCAACCGGTGGAAGATTTTATGGTCCAAACCCAAGAGCTAGAGTACCCAGATTATCGGAATTGGTTCATTACTGCGGCGGGTCCGAAGTTTTTGATGAATCAATGTTTATGCAAATGGAAAGACACATTCTTGATACATTGAACTGGGATGTCTATGAAATGAGCATCAACGACTATGTCTTGAATGTTGACGAAAATTGCCTAATTCAATATGAACTTTATGAAGCACAATTGAAGTATAGTAGagagatgaagatgaaacaTAACTCTGGCGCCTCCAAGTCAACTATTGATATGACTGAAGACGATGAAGAATATAATGAATTAAGAATGAAAATTGAGTTAATCAATCTCAAGAAATTCTTGATCGATTTGTCTTGTTGGAACTACAAGTTCTTGAAGGCAGAGATGCACGAGTTATGCCAATCAATCTTTGACACCATTAATAGATTTACATCTCAAGATCAAGGTCCGCTATTATCAATACCATCTCTTAACCCAGAAACATCTGAGGAATTAATTAACGTATTTGTGGAAACAATTGTCAACTTACCAGACTCCATCTTCAGAGTGTACAAGGACCAAACAGGTGTTTTTGAGTTTGTAGTTAAAGTCAGGGAATACAATGATGAGATGCAAAGGAAATATCAAGCACCATCTATCATGGATCTATCAAAGAGACTTGCCATCAACACCCAGTACGTGGATATTGAATCAGGCGTTCCATCTCCGGCTTACTCCACGGACACTCTAACACCAATGAGACACTCTAGTGCACAATCCGATAACAGTGTATTCAGTGTTAATCACTTGGGCAATTCTTCGCCATTGACTCCTCACATGCATTCCTTCACGAATTTCAAGAACGACAGTGCGCACTGCAGCTCTACCAGTCTTTCGAGTATACCGAACGACAACAGGGCCAACGCAGGCATGAATAATTATTCAATAGCATCTACAAACAAACCGACTCACATGGACTATGACAACAAGGAAAACCAGTTACCGGTATGA
- the CIK1 gene encoding Cik1p (CAGL0L10626g~Ortholog(s) have ATP-dependent microtubule motor activity, minus-end-directed, microtubule motor activity, protein heterodimerization activity), translating to MMESRIPTFGRPNKKIRLSGGEMLRDVTNTPVISGRSATVDGGKLAYGDDKLMEEIKRRERKVLQDINRLKSAVEEIDKETEKIRSRLPELAGSYRQLLDNIDNEDKQILCLEEQLESLESQCNTERENQRRMVENLELQHSIDVTNHNTSLDQKNSESRHSWEVQLIELQNEPETKDNVDIIKAIKTELAELQVEWYAIEKENDKKCSEYKQELREQFETFKREKKLNLQETENTANSSLKDENEHRSKLESHKATICANDSEIANLRDTIADRTSTISQIDKSMLPLEQELREASLQFREIENDCNHVNKVCEHLKSTNSLVFERYLQEKRAKKKLQYAIEEIRGKIRNFAILNSDRVKNIFDVDITKATIRNINNRRVYQFNRLIERASILEQRKLWEEFETYIEIQLRKQCDFSIFICNPAATEFPFVDKLDTCISESTITDAYTYTRTKDGSTNVFNFKSKIDGSEVIGYFIELREDIRDKLENKYSQTLSSTIPCIMHLLDISTISISLQIFQTFKEINNPKPSALRKK from the coding sequence ATGATGGAGTCACGCATACCGACGTTTGGGCGGCCCAACAAGAAGATACGGCTTTCTGGAGGTGAGATGCTGCGAGATGTTACAAATACGCCTGTTATCAGTGGGCGTAGTGCGACTGTGGACGGTGGGAAGCTCGCCTATGGTGATGACAAGCTGATGGAGGAGATCAAGAGGCGGGAGCGGAAGGTGTTACAGGACATCAACAGGCTCAAGAGTGCCGTAGAGGAGATCGATAAGGAGACAGAGAAGATACGAAGCCGACTGCCGGAGCTGGCAGGTAGTTACAGGCAGCTACTGGACAACATAGACAATGAGGATAAGCAGATATTGTGTTTAGAGGAGCAACTGGAGTCCCTGGAGTCACAGTGTAACACCGAAAGGGAGAATCAACGACGTATGGTTGAGAATTTAGAACTGCAGCACTCGATTGATGTAACGAACCATAACACTTCCTTAGATCAGAAAAACTCCGAGAGTAGACACAGCTGGGAGGTCCAGTTGATCGAGCTACAAAACGAACCGGAGACTAAAGATAATGTGGATATTATAAAAGCCATTAAGACGGAACTTGCAGAGTTACAAGTTGAATGGTACGCTattgaaaaggaaaacGATAAGAAATGTTCAGAGTACAAACAAGAACTTAGAGAGCAGTTTGAAACTTTtaagagagaaaaaaaattaaatttaCAAGAGACAGAGAACACTGCAAATTCATCACTCAAAGATGAGAACGAACATAGATCAAAGCTCGAATCTCACAAAGCAACTATCTGTGCCAATGACAGCGAAATTGCTAATTTAAGGGATACCATTGCTGATCGTACATCAACAATATCCCAAATTGATAAATCAATGCTACCTCTTGAGCAGGAATTAAGAGAAGCAAGTTTACAATTCAgggaaattgaaaatgattGCAACCATGTTAATAAAGTATGCGAACATTTGAAGTCTACCAATAGCCTAGTATTCGAAAGATATTTACAAGAGAaaagagcaaaaaaaaagcttcAGTATGCGATAGAGGAAATCCGCGGTAAAATAAGAAACTTTGCTATTCTGAATTCGGACAGGGTCAAGAACATATTTGATGTCGACATTACTAAAGCTACAATCCGCAATATCAACAACCGTAGAGTATACCAGTTCAATAGGTTGATTGAACGCGCATCCATACTAGAACAACGAAAACTTTGGGAAGAATTCGAAACATATATTGAGATCCAACTGAGAAAACAATGTGATTTTAGCATTTTCATCTGTAACCCAGCAGCCACTGAGTTTCCATTTGTTGATAAACTTGATACATGTATCAGTGAGTCTACTATTACCGATGCGTACACGTATACTAGGACTAAAGATGGATCAACGAACGTTTTCAACTTTAAATCAAAGATTGATGGATCGGAAGTAATCGGCTATTTTATAGAACTTCGTGAAGATATCAGGGACAAATTGGAGAACAAATATAGCCAAACACTCTCCTCAACCATTCCCTGTATAATGCACTTACTGGATATCAGTACTATTTCAATTTCGTTGCAAATATTCCAAACATTCAAAGAGATCAACAATCCAAAGCCCAGCGCCTTAAGGAAAAAGTGA
- the SSZ1 gene encoding ribosome-associated complex protein SSZ1 (CAGL0L10560g~Protein with a predicted role in pleiotropic drug resistance): MSSPVIGISFGNTSSSIAYINPKNDVDVIANPDGERAIPSVLSYVGEDEYHGGQALQQLVRNPKNTIINFRDFIGLPFSQCDASRCAAGAPVVEIDGKAGFVVSRGDVEEKLTVDEVVSRHLNRLKLAAEDYIGSSVKQAVLTVSSDFTDEQKAALKASAAQVGLEIVQFINEPSAALLAHVEKYPFKEDVNVVVADFGGVRSDAAVIAIRNGIFTILATAHDQHLGGDNLDAELIEYFAKDFEKTNKCNPTKNARSLAKLRANAMVTKKTLSNATTATISIDSLADGFDYHTSINRMRYELVANKVFSQFTSFIENVIAKAELDPLDIQAVLLSGGVSFTPKLTTNLEFIFPESVEILGPQNENASNNPNELASSGAALQAGLVSNYDNEELAEALQPIVVNTPHLPKAIGLIGAHGEFHPVLLPETSYPVQKKITLKNAKGDLLVGVYEGEHHIQEKTVEPEAKEEDEEDSEEWSDDEPEVIREKLYTLSTKLMELGLKDVKNGAEITFNVNKDGVLRVSARDLKSTTVVKGEL; this comes from the coding sequence ATGTCCTCTCCAGTGATTGGTATTTCCTTCGGTAacacttcttcttctattgCGTACATCAACCCAAAGAACGATGTTGATGTGATTGCTAACCCAGATGGTGAGCGTGCTATTCCATCTGTGTTGTCCTACGTTGGTGAGGATGAGTACCACGGTGGTCAAGCTTTGCAGCAATTGGTTAGAAACCCAAAGAACACTATAATCAACTTCCGTGACTTCATCGGTTTGCCATTCTCTCAATGTGATGCTTCCAGATGTGCTGCTGGTGCCCCAGTGGTTGAGATTGATGGTAAGGCTGGTTTCGTTGTTTCCAGAGGTGATGTTGAGGAGAAGCTGACTGTTGACGAAGTTGTCTCCAGACACTTGAACAGACTTAAGTTGGCTGCTGAAGATTACATTGGTTCCTCCGTTAAGCAAGCTGTGCTTACTGTCTCCAGTGACTTCACTGACGAGCAAAAAGCTGCCTTGAAGGCCTCTGCTGCTCAAGTTGGTCTGGAGATCGTCCAATTCATCAACGAGCCATCCGCTGCTCTTTTAGCCCATGTCGAGAAGTACCCATTCAAGGAAGACGTCAACGTTGTCGTTGCTGACTTCGGTGGTGTGAGATCAGACGCTGCCGTTATTGCCATCCGTAACGGTATCTTCACAATCTTGGCTACTGCCCACGACCAACACCTAGGTGGTGACAACCTTGACGCCGAGTTGATCGAGTACTTCGCCAAGGACTTCGAAAAGACCAACAAGTGTAACCCAACCAAGAACGCCAGATCTTTGGCCAAGCTAAGAGCTAACGCCATGGTTACTAAGAAGACCTTGTCTAACGCTACCACCGCTACCATCTCCATTGACTCTTTGGCTGATGGTTTCGACTATCACACCTCCATTAACAGAATGAGATACGAACTTGTCGCCAACAAGGTCTTCTCCCAGTTCACATCCTTCATCGAAAACGTCATCGCCAAGGCTGAACTAGATCCTCTAGATATCCAAGCCGTCCTATTGTCTGGTGGTGTTTCCTTCACTCCAAAGTTGACCACCAACTTGGAGTTCATCTTCCCAGAATCCGTTGAAATTCTAGGTCCACAAAACGAGAACGCTTCTAACAATCCAAACGAATTGGCCTCTTCTGGTGCCGCCCTACAAGCCGGTCTAGTTTCTAACTACGACAATGAAGAACTAGCTGAAGCTCTACAACCTATCGTTGTTAACACTCCACACTTGCCAAAGGCTATTGGTCTAATTGGTGCCCACGGTGAATTCCACCCAGTCCTACTTCCAGAAACCTCATACCCAGTCCAAAAGAAGATTACTTTGAAGAATGCTAAGGGTGACCTATTGGTAGGTGTCTACGAAGGTGAACATCACATTCAAGAAAAGACTGTCGAACCTGAAGCcaaggaagaagatgaagaagacagTGAAGAATGGTCAGATGATGAGCCAGAAGTTATCAGAGAAAAGCTTTACACTTTGAGCACAAAGCTGATGGAGCTAGGTTTGAAAGACGTCAAGAATGGTGCTGAAATCACCTTCAATGTCAACAAGGATGGTGTATTGAGAGTAAGTGCCAGAGACCTAAAGAGCACTACTGTCGTGAAGGGTGAATTGTAA
- a CDS encoding uncharacterized protein (CAGL0L10582g~Ortholog(s) have cytoplasm localization) — translation MNRLRDEFVDSTMEEKRLHENKNREKYWYRWGPYLSERAWATVREDYSFNGDAWSNFPFEHANARVFRWGEDGLFGVSDNKQLVCMNLALWNGKDERLKERLFGLTGPQGNHGEDCKELYYYLDNTPSHSYMKALYKYPFKKEFPYKELVEKNAERGYKDKEFEIYEIDGLFQDKETGDSPYYDVFFEMAKDADNENELNFRITVHNRSKTDSGELYIAPQVFFRNTWAWDAKSEKPNLYKDEKSENLLHVNHKKYGSRQVVFQPSPGGFGEDDSEDIDDIDPVLLFTDNESNLVKLFNEKENPSKYTKDAFEEYIVNGKKDSVNPANEGTKACAVYHFKNIPAGEYVTVRYTFTDKPENKIFETEGISVVDEDQFDNVFDEREEEAENFYWRINPAPVSDELRKIQRQAFAGLLWTKQFYNLTWDAWYNGDKNIKPRPPPDRANGRNKNWKHMYIEDILSMPDKWEYPFFASWDTAFHCIPLAMIDPDFAKKQLDLLTREWYMHPNGQIPAYEWNFNDVNPPVHAWAVYRVFKIERNVYNREDRVFLERVFQKLLLNFTWWVNRKDVDGKNVFEGGFLGLDNIGVFNRSEPLPTGGTLEQADSTGWMAFYSLQMLNIALELAKSNPVYEDIASKFFEHFILISDSMSFDYACDVHNGVEQVSQNLWNEQDKFYYDAISWGNHKEQLPIRSLVGLIPLYATMTLEPNLLKQFPSFKRRVDWFVENRPEIFDRNVASMSKRGVGERLLLSLVTKERLEAILTRMLDESEFLSAYGIRSLSKYHEKHPFEMEVNGNKYCVSYLPGESDSGMFGGNSNWRGPIWFSTSFLIIESLQRFYLYYGSGLKVECPVGSGDYLNLAEVAEELGYRMIHLFVPDENGERAINYGEYSEFLSKDEHFKDYLQFFEYFDGDTGRGLGASHQCGWTALVAKWISDVGASCVRLPRTPRSSVSTTASISSTETEETVHKLKRMARRKSAKSLVNFTGTVLDLTEEEKHLHRIGGTSTGLTPRSSVSSVKAAEIMNEEILDKIKDEEIEAQQALESSVKKEVTDDKDDVPENAHKYESTIMNKLKEKMKKLTILPKDASAPCSDEEDELVCH, via the coding sequence ATGAACCGCTTGAGAGATGAATTTGTCGACTCCACAATGGAGGAGAAAAGACTTCATGAGAATAAGAACCGTGAGAAATACTGGTATAGATGGGGTCCATATCTAAGTGAAAGAGCTTGGGCCACAGTGCGTGAAGACTATTCTTTCAATGGTGATGCTTGGTCGAACTTCCCATTTGAACATGCCAATGCCCGTGTCTTTAGATGGGGTGAGGATGGTTTATTTGGTGTTAGTGACAACAAACAACTCGTTTGTATGAATCTTGCGCTTTGGAATGGTAAAGATGAGAGATTAAAGGAAAGACTGTTCGGTCTAACTGGACCCCAAGGTAATCATGGTGAAGATTGTAAGGAATTGTATTACTACTTAGATAACACTCCTTCTCATTCTTACATGAAGGCCTTATACAAATATcctttcaagaaagaatttCCATACAAAGAACTTGTAGAAAAGAATGCTGAAAGAGGTTACAAGGATAAAGAGTTTGAGATCTACGAAATCGATGGCCTTTTCCAAGATAAAGAAACTGGGGATAGCCCATACTATGATGTCTTCTTTGAGATGGCCAAAGATGCGgacaatgaaaatgaattgAACTTCAGAATCACTGTCCATAATCGTAGTAAGACAGATTCAGGTGAGTTATATATTGCTCCACAAGTCTTTTTCAGAAATACTTGGGCATGGGATGCCAAGAGCGAAAAACCAAACTTGTACAAGGATGAAAAATCCGAAAATTTACTACATGTAAATCACAAAAAGTATGGTTCTCGCCAAGTTGTCTTTCAGCCATCGCCTGGTGGGTTTGGTGAAGATGATTCTGAAGATATTGACGATATTGACCCAGTGTTATTGTTTACTGATAATGAGTCGAATCTAGTCAAACTTTTCaatgaaaaggaaaatcCATCAAAATACACCAAGGATGCCTTTGAAGAATACATTGTAAATGGCAAGAAGGACAGTGTTAATCCAGCTAATGAAGGTACAAAGGCTTGCGCTGTTTAccattttaaaaatatacctGCCGGTGAATATGTAACTGTTAGATATACTTTTACTGATAAACCAGAGAATAAAATCTTTGAAACTGAGGGTATTTCAGTTGTGGATGAAGATCAATTTGACAATGTATTtgatgaaagagaagaagaagcagagaACTTTTATTGGAGAATCAATCCAGCTCCAGTTAGCGATGAATTGAGAAAGATCCAGAGACAGGCGTTTGCTGGTCTATTGTGGACGAAGCAATTCTATAATTTGACATGGGATGCTTGGTATAATGGTGACAAAAACATTAAGCCACGCCCACCTCCAGATAGAGCCAATGGTAGAAACAAAAACTGGAAGCATATGTATATCGAAGACATTCTGTCTATGCCTGATAAATGGGAGTATCCCTTCTTTGCGTCATGGGATACTGCTTTCCACTGTATTCCCCTGGCCATGATTGATCCTGATTTTGCAAAGAAACAGTTGGACTTGTTAACAAGAGAATGGTATATGCATCCAAATGGTCAAATTCCAGCGTACGAGTGGAACTTCAACGATGTTAACCCACCTGTTCATGCATGGGCTGTTTACCGTGTTTTCAAGATCGAGAGAAATGTTTATAATAGGGAAGATAGGGTGTTTTTGGAGCGTGTATTCCAAAAACTATTGTTGAATTTCACTTGGTGGGTTAATAGAAAGGATGTTGACGGTAAAAATGTCTTTGAAGGTGGTTTCTTAGGATTAGATAATATTGGTGTGTTTAACAGATCAGAGCCCCTACCAACCGGTGGTACACTAGAACAAGCTGATTCAACAGGTTGGATGGCGTTCTATTCTTTACAAATGCTGAATATAGCTTTAGAATTGGCAAAATCCAATCCGGTTTATGAAGATATTGCTTCCAAGTTCTTTGAACACTTCATTTTGATCAGTGATTCCATGTCATTTGATTATGCTTGTGATGTTCATAACGGTGTCGAACAAGTTAGTCAAAACCTATGGAATGAGCAAGATAAATTTTACTATGATGCAATCTCTTGGGGAAACCATAAAGAACAACTACCTATTCGGTCATTAGTTGGATTAATTCCACTTTATGCAACAATGACTCTAGAACCAAATCTGTTAAAACAGTTCCCATCATTCAAGAGAAGAGTTGATTGGTTTGTGGAGAATAGACCTGAAATCTTCGACAGAAATGTTGCATCTATGTCAAAGAGAGGTGTAGGTGAAAGATTACTACTGTCCTTGGTCACCAAAGAACGTCTAGAAGCCATTCTAACAAGAATGTTGGATGAAAGTGAATTCTTATCAGCATACGGTATCAGATCTCTTTCCAAGTATCATGAGAAGCATCCATTTGAAATGGAGGTCAATGGTAATAAATACTGCGTCAGCTATCTTCCAGGTGAATCCGACTCAGGTATGTTTGGTGGTAACTCTAACTGGAGAGGCCCTATCTGGTTCTCTACTAGTTTCTTGATAATTGAGTCACTACAGAGATTCTATTTGTATTACGGCTCTGGATTGAAGGTCGAATGCCCTGTAGGTTCGGGTGATTATCTGAATTTGGCAGAAGTCGCCGAGGAACTGGGTTACCGTATGATTCATCTATTCGTCCCAGACGAAAATGGTGAGCGTGCAATCAACTATGGGGAATACTCCGAATTTTTGTCTAAGGATGAACACTTTAAAGATTATTTGCAATTTTTCGAATACTTTGATGGTGACACCGGTAGAGGGTTAGGTGCATCTCATCAATGTGGTTGGACAGCTTTAGTTGCTAAATGGATCAGTGATGTTGGTGCTTCTTGTGTGAGATTGCCACGTACTCCAAGGTCCTCAGTATCTACAACTGCATCAATTTCATCCACTGAGACTGAAGAAACCGTTCATAAGCTAAAGAGAATGGCTAGAAGGAAGAGTGCGAAGTCACTAGTGAACTTCACTGGTACTGTTCTTGATCTGACTGAGGAAGAGAAACACTTGCATAGAATTGGTGGCACCAGTACTGGATTAACGCCTCGTAGCAGCGTCAGTAGCGTAAAAGCAGCTGAAATAATGAACGAAGAGATCCTGGATAAGAtcaaagatgaagaaattgaagctCAACAGGCTCTTGAATCCTCGgtcaagaaagaagttACGGACGACAAAGATGATGTTCCAGAAAATGCTCACAAATATGAAAGCACTATCATGAATaaattgaaggaaaaaatgaaaaagttAACCATTTTACCTAAAGACGCTAGTGCTCCTTGttcagatgaagaagatgaattAGTATGCCATTAA
- the ROT1 gene encoding Rot1p (CAGL0L10670g~Predicted GPI-linked cell wall protein), which translates to MVRSLLFALLSVAGLVAGDAADLVGTWSSKSNQVFTGPGFYDPIDELLIEPALPGISYSFTEDGWFEEASYQVSGNPKNPACPKASLIYQHGKFELLDNGTLILHPIEVDGRQLFSDPCSDNGISTYTRYNQTEVFKSFETFIDPYHGVYTLQLYQFNGAPLPPLYLAYRPPMMLPTETLNPTDGSTGSHPTGSSESESQESDDTSKRSLLKKRSLREHVKRSLENRYKTNAVKKSDSIFNAAFVWYTSFFLVGAGSLIFISS; encoded by the coding sequence ATGGTACgttcattattatttgcATTACTATCTGTTGCTGGGCTTGTTGCTGGTGATGCCGCTGACTTAGTAGGTACATGGTCTTCCAAGTCTAACCAAGTGTTCACTGGGCCTGGTTTTTACGATCCTATAGACGAGCTACTGATTGAGCCAGCTCTGCCGGGTATCTCTTACTCGTTCACAGAAGACGGTTGGTTTGAAGAGGCATCTTACCAAGTATCCGGTAACCCTAAGAACCCTGCTTGTCCGAAGGCATCTTTAATCTACCAACACGGTAAATTTGAACTACTGGACAATGGTACTTTGATTTTACACCCTATTGAAGTAGATGGAAGACAGCTTTTCAGTGACCCATGTTCTGATAATGGCATTTCAACCTACACCAGATACAACCAAACTGAGGTATTTAAAAGTTTTGAGACTTTCATCGATCCTTACCATGGTGTTTACACTTTACAATTATATCAGTTTAATGGCGCTCCACTGCCACCACTATATTTGGCATATAGACCACCAATGATGCTACCAACAGAGACTTTAAACCCAACTGATGGTAGCACTGGTAGCCATCCAACAGGCTCATCAGAATCAGAATCCCAAGAATCTGATGATACTTCTAAGAGGTCtttactgaagaagagatcCTTACGTGAGCATGTCAAGAGAAGTTTGGAGAACAGATATAAAACTAATGCTGTCAAGAAGAGCGATTCCATATTTAACGCTGCTTTTGTATGGTACACTTCATTTTTCTTAGTCGGTGCTGGCTCcctcatcttcattagCTCTTAA
- the VTI1 gene encoding v-SNARE protein VTI1 (CAGL0L10604g~Putative protein involved in cis-Golgi membrane traffic; gene is upregulated in azole-resistant strain), giving the protein MSLLVSYESDFKATLDQGKAALVKASAQSLPERNATLKQIEEQKDELYDLLDQMALEVNNSVSDMQQRANYKAKIRDWKTQVNQELKEPLQKLLDTRDKDELFGAAARSGANGNIDVEGMSEEQRQQLLSNHAILQKSGDKLRDASRLANETEGIGSQIMMDLRSQRETLENARDTLFQADSYVDKSIKTLKVMSRRLIANKAISYAIIAVLILLIILVIFSKFR; this is encoded by the coding sequence ATGAGTTTGTTGGTTAGCTACGAGTCGGATTTCAAGGCCACGTTGGACCAAGGTAAGGCTGCGCTGGTGAAGGCCAGTGCGCAGAGTTTGCCGGAACGGAATGCTACGTTGAAGCAAATTGAGGAGCAGAAGGATGAGCTGTACGATCTGCTGGACCAGATGGCGTTGGAAGTGAACAACAGTGTCAGTGATATGCAGCAACGTGCAAATTACAAAGCCAAGATAAGAGACTGGAAAACTCAGGTGAATCAGGAATTGAAAGAGCCATTGCAGAAACTGCTGGACACTCGGGATAAGGATGAACTATTTGGTGCTGCTGCCAGGAGTGGTGCCAATGGAAACATAGACGTTGAAGGAATGAGCGAGGAGCAGAGACAGCAACTGTTGTCAAATCATGCCATCTTACAGAAGTCAGGGGATAAATTGAGGGATGCAAGCCGGTTAGCCAACGAGACAGAAGGAATAGGGTCACAGATAATGATGGACCTAAGATCACAGAGAGAAACTTTGGAAAATGCTAGAGATACTCTGTTTCAAGCTGACTCATATGTTGATAAAAGTATCAAGACCTTGAAAGTCATGAGTAGGCGATTAATTGCTAATAAAGCTATTAGTTATGCGATCATAGCAgtattgattttattgattATTCTGGTAATATTCTCTAAATTCAGGTAG